In Pseudonocardia sp. C8, one genomic interval encodes:
- the aroH gene encoding chorismate mutase, with protein MRALRGATQVDADDRQQILDRSAELVRAVLERNDLVSDDVISIWFTATPDLTAEFPAYAARLLGLTDVPLMCATEMSVPGALPRVLRLLAHVETPKARSEMRHVYLHGARALRTDLPQ; from the coding sequence GTGCGGGCGCTGCGCGGCGCGACCCAGGTCGACGCCGACGACCGGCAGCAGATCCTGGACCGCTCCGCCGAGCTGGTCCGCGCGGTGCTGGAACGCAACGACCTGGTGTCCGACGACGTCATCTCGATCTGGTTCACCGCGACCCCGGACCTGACCGCGGAGTTCCCCGCGTACGCGGCCCGGCTGCTGGGGCTCACCGACGTGCCGCTCATGTGCGCGACCGAGATGTCGGTGCCGGGCGCGCTGCCGCGGGTGCTGCGGCTGCTCGCGCACGTCGAGACGCCGAAGGCGCGGTCCGAGATGCGGCACGTCTACCTGCACGGCGCGCGGGCGCTGCGCACCGACCTGCCCCAGTAG
- the cmk gene encoding (d)CMP kinase, with amino-acid sequence MPGGTSVRPHGGQVALRGVVAMDGPSGTGKSTVSRRLAQAFTAAYLDTGAMYRAATLAALRAGLTDLASDAEIARVATGACMKSGTDPAAPTITLDGEDVSAEIRGPEVTAFVSAVSAVPQVRTELVARQHGLIAAAVEQGGGIVVEGRDIGTVVVPDAPLKVYLTASPEVRAARRGRQDAKAGRQTDLHVTLADVERRDRLDSSRRISPLYAAADALVLDTDRLSADAVLDRLRALVVERGLDG; translated from the coding sequence ATGCCCGGCGGAACATCGGTACGACCACATGGGGGACAGGTGGCCTTGCGGGGCGTCGTCGCGATGGACGGTCCGTCCGGGACGGGCAAGTCGACCGTCTCGCGGCGGCTGGCGCAGGCCTTCACGGCGGCCTACCTGGACACCGGTGCCATGTACCGGGCCGCGACGCTGGCGGCACTGCGGGCCGGGCTGACCGACCTGGCGTCCGACGCCGAGATCGCCCGGGTCGCGACGGGCGCGTGCATGAAGTCCGGCACCGACCCGGCCGCGCCGACCATCACCCTGGACGGTGAGGACGTCTCCGCCGAGATCCGCGGCCCGGAGGTCACCGCGTTCGTGTCCGCGGTCTCGGCCGTCCCGCAGGTCCGGACCGAGCTGGTCGCCCGCCAGCACGGGCTGATCGCCGCCGCGGTCGAGCAGGGGGGCGGGATCGTCGTCGAGGGCCGCGACATCGGTACCGTGGTGGTGCCGGACGCGCCGCTGAAGGTGTACCTGACGGCGTCGCCGGAGGTCCGCGCTGCGCGGCGCGGCCGGCAGGACGCGAAGGCCGGGCGGCAGACCGACCTGCACGTCACCCTCGCCGACGTCGAGCGCCGGGACCGGCTGGACTCGTCGCGGCGGATCTCCCCGCTGTACGCGGCGGCCGACGCGCTGGTGCTCGACACCGACCGGCTCTCGGCCGACGCGGTGCTGGAC